tatctctgggatttctatcctgttccattgatctgtatttctgtttttgtgccagtaccatactgtcttgattactgtaaccttgtagtataatcggaagtcagggagcctgattcctccagctccatttttcgttctcaagactgctttggctattcggggtcttttgtgtttccatacaaattgtgaaattttttgttctacttctgtgaaaaatgccagtggtagtttgatagggattgaattgaatctgtagattgctttgggtagtagagtcattttcacaatgttgattcttccaatccaagaacatggtatatctctccatctatttgtatcatctttaatttctttcatcagtgtcttataattttctgcatacaagtcttttgtctccttaggtaggtttattcctagatattttattctttttgttgcaatggtaaatgggagtgttttcttaatttcactctcagatttttcatcattagtgtataagaatgccagagatttctgtgcattaattttgtatcctgctactttaccaaattcattgattagctctagtagttttctggtagcatccttaggattctctatgtatagtatcatgtcatctgcaaacagtgacagctttacttaatagtggtgagagtgggcaaccttgtcttgttcctgatcttagtggaaatggtttcagtttttcaccattaagaatgatgttggctgtgggtttgtcatatatggcctttatcgtgttgaggtaagttccctctatgcctactttctgggttttttttaatcataaatgggtgttgaattttgtcgaaagctttttctgcatctattgagatgatcatgtggtttttctccttcaatttgttaatatggtgtatcacattgattgatttgtatatagtgaagaatccttgcattcctgggataaagcccacttgatcatggtgagtttctaaaaaaatgttaaagttgtCAGCTGGTATGGTAAGTATCTTGTCTGTTTCCAGGGGATTCCTTTGATCAGTACCATGTCTGTGCTGGCAAACAACTGAGGCTAAATAAAGGAGTGTGGAAATATGAATGAAATAGTGCTATTTACTATCTGAGTGCAGCACACGTACCAATGAACAGGAAGGTGATGTGGAGATCAGGAAGGCATTAGTAACAAGCAAAGATATGAAAGGGGTTCATCTTCAGCAAATCAAAAGTACATAACTGAAGTCCTCAGTCTGGTCGGAATTGGGCCCTGAATGGAGCCGATAAGGTGACCAGAGAGAGTTAGAAGTGCTACAATATGCTTCCATAACACTCCATACTTCTCCAATCATAGcacttataaaattttattgcGTCGTTTGTTAGTTTCATGTTATTCTTGCAGAGTTACAAGATGTGTGAAGACAGAGATGGCTCATCCATGCCTGCTCCATAGACAATGtgtaatagatatttttaaaaataagtaagtgaatgaataaatgaatgggggtAAAGATGAGGACACAAATGTGGAAGAGGGAGGTGGACATCAGAGAATGTTGCCTGGTTCCAGTGGGGTGACCCGGATCAGCACAGGCCTGATGCTAGCCACTCCAACACAACTCCTTTCTTTCTAATCCACTTCTCATTCTCTTTGGGAAGGATTGAGGTCTCTGGAAAATAGCCAAAAAACAATTAAGGGAGCGGCCAGCCCAAATTAATGCTCAAGCATCAGGAGTATCTGAGCACTGAAAGCCACTTCTATTCACCCTCTCTCAGCTGAAGGGGTGAGAAAGGGTTCCCAAAGCCATAACTCTTTTTAGGTGGATTTAGAAGGCATATAAAGGCCCCTGACTGAGGACTTGCCTCCTCATTTCCACAACTGGTGCCAGAACTCTCAATCCTCCACTGAGAGAAAATGTCCATCCAGTAAGTATCTCTGGGAGATTACTTTTTTAATTCCTTAGTGTGTAAATGGTCTATTTCAAGAGCTCCTGAAGAGGACTGATGACCCCTTTAGGGAAGGCGGAGTTTCTTCCTATTTATATATTGAAGCAAATATCTAGAATTCAGGTCTAAATTACAGTGGGATTTGTGTGGCTTGGAATGGGCCTTGGAAGTAGTAGTGAGCATGAAGATTTCAATgaggcagacctgggttccacTTCTTGCCCAgccatttcctagctgtgtgattttgggcaaattacttttgGAAGTCGTGGCTTTTCCATATATAGAATGAGTAGTACTTACTCCATTATGGtgttgtgagatttaaatgaatgaatagcatACAAAGTCCTTTTTATAGTAtgtggcacatggtaagtgcttaataaaaaaTATCTATCATAATTAGGCAGTCTGGTCAGAGCTCTCACTCTAAGAAGTTATAAAATGGAGCCAAagtgagaagggagaaaataatcaaaaatataagacatcaaaatcaaaaatataagatataaatCTCCTTGTCTGACTATACTTAAAATGTACTGTAGCTCTTGGAGACTGGTGATGAAATGAGATGATGGGAAGAAGTGATGGTATAATATGGGTGAATAACAAAGGATGACAAACTGACCCCCAAACCTGTGGTCTCCCAGTGCATAAGAGGGAGAAGAATGAGACTGTCTGGGAGGCAAGAGAATAAATGATGCAGTAAAAGCTGAGGGTAGGGACAGGGCAGGCTAATTCTGTGGGAAGGACTCAGTCAGGAAGAGAAGTGACAATGGCGGGATTTGTTGACTTGTCTTCAGAAATATGGGAAAACTGCAGAGGGCAAGTCCACTGTGGCATTAAAAGGGAggtcattttctctttcatcaaaGGAGGAGCACTGACCTGTGCCCCTTTGCCAACCTGATACATTTCTACCACCACACCACACCAAAACACTGTGTGCTCCCAGCCCAGGCTAGACTGGCAGTATGCACCAGCATTGAGCAGAGAGCATCTTTTCTCCTGgagctctgcctctgtctccgTGGACTTCCTGAGATTCCACATGGGCTTCCTCCTCATTATTCCACCATTTCAGAGTCGAACATCCTGCTGGTGGTTACAAGAAACTGTTTGAAACTGTGGAGGAACTATCCTCACCGCTCACAGCTCATGTTACAGGTTGGTCTCACCTATGTTGAAgccatcttctcttttctgtctcaatctctcttctctgtctccttattCATTGGCATCTCTCAGTACAGGCTCCCCCCTGTGGGCTACAGAGAGAGGAATCTGGACGTTTGGGCTTTTTATACTAAGaacccatttcctcttttctttactTCTCTAATATAGAAAAATGCTACCTAACTGGAATTCCTTAACAACTGGGACTATACCTTTGTCATCTTTAAACTGTCAGTGCCTagcttagtgcctggcacatagaaaatgtCCTGTAAATGTCTGTTCTATCAGTTGCAGAATAAATGAAGGCCTGGTGACAAGCATCAGGGAATATGACAATAAAGGGTGGTAGGTTTCATGCCCATTGTATCAGAAGTCTTGGTTCTGGAGTCAGGCAGATGTATGGGCCAATCGTAGCTCTATTATTTTACTATCTGTGAATCCTTcaacaagttacttaaactttctgagtCTCAATTCATTCACCTACCATAAACCAAATTTTACCTCATCGagatgttgtgaagattaaatgagataatgtaaatAGAAAGATTCACACAGTATCTAACACAAAGTTATCAATAGatggttgttattattactactgttATCATTATCCAAAGTCACCACATGACCCACATAGCATCCTTGCTTATAGACATGGTGTTATAGGAAGGTCCAAAGCCTGGGCAGGTCTCTTTCCTCCCAATTGTCTCTTATGCAAAATAGAAGGAACGAGCCCAGTGCTCTTTCTCGACTAGATTCTGATGCTAACAATCTAGGTTCTAGCAATCAAATTAATGCTGTGCCTTTTAGTTAAGCCATgccttcttttcaaatttttatcagaaatataaaTCCTTGTAAAGTGGGCTGCTGAAATTGAGCtatatgaaataatacatttgtggttttttttaatggcaaggATTATACAAAAACTGCCAAACTCTGCACTTTTCAAAGGATCAAAGGGCACAAACCTAACTGTTTAGACTGAACAGACTTAAGGCCTTTCTTGTGTGCCCCTCATTTTGCAGAGAAGGACACGGAGGCCTAGAGAtggcacatagaaaatcctgaaccAGAATCCAGGTCTCTGACAGCCCTTTGCACTTTCTGCTACAGCAGGTTGACCTTTATCTGGACAGTAGCCCATATTCTCAAAGGAATATAGGTCTATATTTTAAGAAGCCAGTATTcttgttgtttcatttaaatgGTTTGTTCTGTAGACACATCTTTGTTTAGTATCTAGATCCCTGCTTCTAATCCATCCCTCCTATATAtcaagaaatttgaaatttttcttaaaagtgaGACAGTAAAAAGGCAAATGTATTGGTAGCTGGGGAAATCTATTAGATGGAGAATCCCATTCCATTCGAGATACTTTTCCCTGTCTCTTTCCAACCCTTTGTCTAAACTCTGAGATGTTGCTACATTTCCTACCACTTGGTCTCCTAGTGAAAGGAGAGTAGGCCAGCAGGCATTTCCTGAGAGCTACCCCCCATGAAAACTGGGAATGGAAATGACTGCCAGCTTTAGAAGTAAGAGGCTACCCAATCAGGCTGCTTAGATAATCACTGCTCCTTACCTGGGTGAGAAGGGCAGGGGTAAGAAGCAATGTTCTGAGTCTTGCCTTCATCACAGGCAGGATCCCCCTCTGGCTGACGGGCAGTCTCCTTCGATGTGGGCCAGGACTCTTTGAAGTTGGATCTGAGCCATTTTACCACCTGTTTGATGGGCAAGCTCTCCTGCACAAGTTTGACTTTAAAGAAGGACATGTCACATACCACAGAAGGTAAAGAACACTAGGGCCCACTCCTCCTAGGGGTCGGACCTATCTCAGCTCCTCCCTCCATGTACTTTTCAACCTCCTGAACCCAAGAGGAGACTTTTATACTCGGCTCCGCTCAGAATCCTCCTGGGCCAGTGAGTCTGTATGGACATCTCAGAGATGTACTACGGGATAAAGAAGCAGCTAAGAACTAGGGCTTCGGGGTCTGAcatgcctggcttcaaatcctatATCCCCTACATACCATTTGCCTAGGTGGGTGCCCTTTGGCAAGATGTTAATCTCTAATTCTTtgttttgtcatctataaaaatgggagaaataagaGAATTTACTTCAGAGTTtattacaaggattaaatgagaacatgGTACCTAATCCATAggaaacatttaataataataatagttatttttattattattaaaccatGGGTCTCttgatgtctttccttctttataatcagaaaggccaatgggaaggagggaggggtgtcacaaaggaggcaaggaccaAATATGTCATAATAATACAAGAAAGAGAAGTTTTCTAAAAACAGAAGATTGTTGCTAAAAGGCTTGAAGCCCTAAGCCATTACTCCAATTTCATTACAAAGATTCATTAACACCACAATAAATAGTTTGTCTTATGCCTTAATATTCAGGCCTGTTAGCAGCTTTGTTGATCACCACAGATTTCAGGCATTCTGAAGAGAcatcaaaagaaagaataaatggagTCTTAAAGTAGTCAGGATAACTTGGACTGTAATAGAAGAGAAACAGATCAGGTCAAGCAAAAATTTAGTTATGAAAGCATATTTTGGAGGTCAGGCAAAGCCTTTATATGCCTTCTAAAGACCTTGGTACTTTTTCCTCTTCATGAAAGCGCAAAATCAGATTTTAATTGGCTCTCCACATGAGAAATCCTAGGCAACGTATGCCATCTAGTCTGGGAGATATGGTTCAGGAGGTCTGCCTGTGCAAGAGACCAGATTCAAGAATATCTACTTTTAAAagtagcaaaataaatttttaaattgaagaaaaccACAAGAGGAACATGAGGAAGATTGAAAGGAATATAATTCAGCATAACATGTTCTATACTTCCCCGCTTAGTGTAGATTGGTGAATTATAGGCTACAGGAAGTCAGAGGTCCAATGTGAACTACCCATGGGGCTGCATAGTGTGATATGGAAAAGGCATGTTTTCTGGCTCTGGCCACATATGCCgatcacttaatttctctgaatcttGATTTCCTCATATGTCACTGTGAAGTTTATAAGACATAAATTTAAGCTCGCGGCACattgtctctttctccttcagtCACCCCAAGAAAGTTACGAGACTCTTCATTCTTCATGTTGTGGATTTATGATTCTGACTTTAGAAGGGCACATGGAATGACCATTCTAAGCTCCCCATGGACTACACTAATTGCCCTTGTCTGTGACCCTTTCCCGTGTCTCACTGTCCTTCAGGTTCATCCGCACTGATGCTTACGTACGGGCAATGACTGAGAATAGGATCGTCATAACAGAATTTGGCACCTGTGCTTTCCCAGACCCCTGCAAGAATATATTTTCCAGGTTACTGAAACCCAACTGCATGTTATTAAAGACGTTTTACATTAGCCCTTTTTCTCTCA
This genomic interval from Physeter macrocephalus isolate SW-GA chromosome 4, ASM283717v5, whole genome shotgun sequence contains the following:
- the RPE65 gene encoding retinoid isomerohydrolase isoform X4, which encodes MMLAVGLSYMAFIVLRVEHPAGGYKKLFETVEELSSPLTAHVTGRIPLWLTGSLLRCGPGLFEVGSEPFYHLFDGQALLHKFDFKEGHVTYHRRFIRTDAYVRAMTENRIVITEFGTCAFPDPCKNIFSRFFSYFRGVEVTDNALVNIYPVGEDYYACTETNFITKINPETLETIKQVDLCNYVSVNGATAHPHIENDGTVYNIGNCFGKNFSIAYNIVKIPPLQAVLV